The following coding sequences are from one Desulfotomaculum sp. window:
- the fdnG gene encoding formate dehydrogenase-N subunit alpha, protein MKKDLSRRDFLKYLGIGTAGTALFEGAAAVPAIASGGEHPSFDVPPSKIKRAKETPTICAYCGCGCGIIIYSEDNQITHIEGDPDHPINLGSLCPKGAGISDTHTVVEKIDKRVPNKNRVTEVLYRAPGSSDWEVKDWDWAFSEIAKRVKKTRDASFKFKDDKGVTINCTETIAHLGSASLDNEENYLLHKIHRALGVINLDHHARLUHSSTVAGLANSFGRGVMTNHFIDYRNADAFLIIGANVAENHPQSMRWIGMAKSKGAKVIVVDPRYTKTASKADIHVRIRPGTDIAFLNGMMNYVIENNLFFYDYVLNYTNASCLVSPDYAYEEGLFSGAEVKDGKFTYDSKKWDYQKDGDEIKKDPTLQDPRCVFQILKQHMSRYDLNTVSQITGAPESLLREAYDAYGATGKRDKAGNLIYAMGITQHSYGGQNVRGTAMVQLLLGNIGIAGGGVNAQRGESNVQGSTDMAMLYHYIPGYLNCPVAPKHPTLEEYIKVETPKTSYWSNKPKFLISMLKAWYGEEAAKENDFRYDWLPKLDGKDHSHMAIFEKMDEGVIKGFFAWGQNPAVGGPLASAGRKAMEKLDWMVSVDLFPTETATFWKRPGVNPADIKTEVFMLPAAMSFEKEGTVSNSGRWIQFRWKAVDPPGEAESDLWIADRLFKAIRNEYKSGGVFTDPIMKMVWNYDTAGMDEPDLDKIGKEINGYTIADGVTLDSFAKLTDDGATACGVWIFAGYWFEDPDAKVPACKRRIDTDKSGLGLYPKWSFAWPLNRRIVYNRCSCDPAGQPWDPKRMLVQWDGAKWVTNDVPDFGAKDAKTKEPVPPEKTAKAPFIMVPEGVGKLFSSGMKDGPLTVHYEPVESPVKNLISKQQSNPLATKRKGNFSKLAETGSKEFPYIATTHRLIEHYQSGAVTRNSPWLVELMPEMFATISPQLSKQLGINAGDTVVVSSARGEIECKANVLPIIQPMKVNGGIVEIIGLPWHWGYAGLAPGATANDLTPCVGDPNTNIPEYKAFLCNIKKKA, encoded by the coding sequence ATGAAAAAAGATCTTAGCCGTCGTGATTTTTTAAAGTATCTAGGAATAGGCACAGCCGGTACAGCTTTGTTTGAAGGAGCGGCAGCCGTCCCGGCTATTGCAAGCGGCGGGGAACATCCCAGTTTTGATGTTCCCCCTTCAAAAATAAAAAGAGCCAAAGAAACACCGACCATCTGCGCCTATTGCGGCTGCGGATGCGGTATCATTATTTATTCGGAAGACAATCAGATAACCCATATCGAAGGCGATCCGGATCATCCTATCAATCTTGGTTCCTTATGCCCCAAGGGAGCTGGTATTTCGGACACCCACACTGTCGTAGAAAAAATCGATAAACGTGTTCCCAATAAGAACCGGGTAACGGAAGTGCTTTACCGGGCGCCGGGAAGCAGTGATTGGGAGGTAAAAGATTGGGATTGGGCCTTTTCGGAAATCGCCAAGAGGGTTAAAAAAACCCGTGATGCAAGCTTTAAATTTAAAGATGATAAAGGGGTTACAATCAACTGTACTGAAACCATCGCCCATCTGGGCAGCGCTTCTTTAGACAACGAAGAGAATTATCTGCTCCATAAAATACACCGTGCGCTTGGGGTAATTAACCTGGACCATCACGCCCGTCTGTGACACTCCTCAACAGTGGCCGGTCTGGCCAACTCTTTCGGCAGAGGCGTGATGACGAATCATTTCATTGATTACAGAAACGCTGACGCCTTTTTAATCATCGGCGCCAACGTCGCTGAAAACCACCCCCAATCGATGCGCTGGATAGGCATGGCAAAATCAAAGGGAGCAAAGGTCATCGTCGTTGACCCAAGGTATACGAAAACCGCTTCCAAGGCGGATATCCATGTGCGTATACGTCCGGGGACAGACATAGCTTTCCTCAACGGCATGATGAACTATGTTATTGAAAACAACCTTTTCTTCTACGACTATGTTTTAAATTATACCAACGCTTCCTGCCTGGTCAGCCCTGACTATGCTTATGAAGAAGGGCTTTTCTCGGGAGCGGAGGTTAAAGACGGTAAATTTACTTATGACAGCAAAAAATGGGACTATCAGAAAGACGGAGACGAGATCAAAAAAGACCCGACTTTGCAGGACCCTAGGTGTGTATTCCAGATTTTGAAGCAGCATATGTCCCGTTATGACTTAAACACGGTCAGCCAAATAACCGGCGCTCCGGAAAGCCTTCTGCGTGAAGCATACGACGCATATGGCGCCACCGGAAAACGGGATAAGGCAGGCAATTTGATCTATGCCATGGGGATTACCCAGCACAGCTACGGCGGCCAGAATGTCCGGGGGACGGCCATGGTCCAGCTGCTGCTCGGCAATATAGGAATCGCCGGGGGCGGGGTAAACGCACAGCGCGGCGAATCAAACGTGCAGGGTTCAACAGATATGGCCATGTTATATCACTATATACCCGGCTATCTTAACTGCCCCGTTGCGCCCAAACATCCCACTCTTGAAGAGTATATAAAAGTAGAAACACCAAAGACAAGCTACTGGTCCAATAAGCCCAAGTTTTTGATCAGCATGCTGAAAGCCTGGTACGGCGAGGAAGCCGCCAAAGAAAATGATTTCCGCTACGACTGGCTGCCCAAATTAGACGGCAAAGACCATTCACACATGGCTATCTTCGAAAAAATGGACGAAGGAGTAATCAAGGGCTTTTTTGCCTGGGGACAGAACCCTGCTGTAGGCGGGCCGCTTGCTTCGGCCGGACGTAAGGCCATGGAGAAGCTGGACTGGATGGTTTCCGTTGATCTGTTCCCGACAGAAACGGCAACTTTCTGGAAACGCCCCGGTGTAAACCCCGCCGACATTAAAACGGAAGTCTTTATGCTGCCGGCAGCTATGTCTTTCGAAAAAGAAGGTACGGTATCAAACAGCGGACGATGGATCCAGTTCCGCTGGAAGGCTGTCGACCCTCCCGGCGAAGCTGAAAGCGACCTCTGGATCGCCGATCGTCTTTTTAAAGCAATCCGTAATGAATACAAGTCCGGAGGTGTTTTTACAGATCCGATTATGAAAATGGTCTGGAATTATGACACCGCCGGAATGGATGAGCCCGATCTCGACAAAATTGGCAAAGAAATAAACGGATATACCATAGCTGACGGAGTTACTCTGGACTCGTTTGCCAAATTAACTGATGACGGCGCTACCGCCTGCGGAGTATGGATTTTTGCCGGTTATTGGTTCGAAGACCCCGATGCCAAAGTACCTGCCTGCAAAAGAAGAATTGATACGGATAAAAGCGGCCTGGGGCTTTATCCTAAGTGGTCCTTTGCCTGGCCTTTAAATCGGCGCATCGTTTATAACCGCTGTTCATGCGACCCGGCAGGCCAGCCCTGGGATCCGAAAAGAATGCTGGTTCAATGGGACGGCGCTAAGTGGGTAACCAACGATGTGCCTGATTTCGGCGCCAAGGACGCGAAAACTAAAGAGCCGGTACCGCCGGAGAAAACCGCCAAGGCGCCGTTCATCATGGTCCCTGAAGGCGTTGGAAAACTGTTCTCTTCAGGAATGAAGGATGGTCCTTTAACCGTGCATTATGAGCCGGTGGAAAGCCCTGTCAAGAACCTGATCAGCAAACAGCAAAGCAATCCTTTAGCTACCAAACGCAAGGGGAACTTCAGCAAGTTGGCCGAAACAGGCAGTAAGGAATTCCCCTACATTGCTACAACACACCGGTTGATCGAACATTATCAGAGCGGCGCCGTGACCAGAAACAGCCCCTGGCTGGTAGAACTGATGCCTGAAATGTTTGCCACTATCTCTCCGCAACTGTCTAAACAGCTCGGCATCAACGCGGGTGATACTGTTGTTGTAAGCAGCGCCCGAGGTGAAATCGAATGCAAGGCCAATGTCCTGCCTATTATACAACCAATGAAAGTAAACGGCGGCATAGTTGAGATTATTGGTCTTCCCTGGCACTGGGGTTATGCTGGTCTGGCTCCCGGAGCCACAGCTAACGATTTAACACCCTGTGTCGGCGATCCAAATACAAATATCCCGGAATATAAAGCCTTCCTCTGCAATATAAAAAAGAAGGCATAA
- a CDS encoding twin-arginine translocase TatA/TatE family subunit, which yields MPHIGAPELILVVALALIIFGPGKLPEVGKAIGKTIKEFRRSSKEVIEENLEAVADKEGSQAVKATKG from the coding sequence ATGCCGCATATTGGAGCCCCTGAACTAATTTTGGTAGTCGCTCTCGCCCTGATTATTTTCGGCCCCGGCAAATTACCCGAGGTTGGGAAGGCAATCGGTAAAACTATTAAGGAATTCAGACGTTCCTCAAAGGAAGTAATCGAAGAAAATCTGGAAGCAGTCGCTGACAAAGAAGGTTCTCAGGCGGTCAAGGCGACAAAAGGTTAA
- the tatC gene encoding twin-arginine translocase subunit TatC, giving the protein MPVMEHLEELRRVIIVSLVATTVLAVAAYFFSDRILAFLLDPLTKLGHRVIFTGVTEAFFVKIKVSFFAGFLAALPIILWQIWSFIMPALRKHEKVYFTLSVLVSFICFWGGVVFGFFGVYRYGIMFLLRFAGPSLLPMLTIDKYISFTITFLLPFGIIFEMPLVAFFLAKLELISYKLLARNRRYAFLAIIVIAAVITPTPDMITCLLVSGPLYFLYEVSIWIVRLVERGIARRKRAEELDELTGAQSAAS; this is encoded by the coding sequence ATGCCTGTTATGGAACACCTGGAGGAGCTCCGCCGGGTAATCATAGTTTCTCTCGTAGCAACGACTGTACTGGCTGTGGCTGCTTATTTTTTCAGTGACCGGATTTTGGCCTTTCTTCTTGACCCCCTGACTAAACTGGGCCACCGGGTTATCTTTACAGGCGTTACGGAAGCTTTTTTTGTAAAAATTAAAGTATCTTTTTTTGCCGGTTTCCTGGCTGCCCTGCCGATTATCCTCTGGCAGATCTGGAGCTTTATCATGCCGGCCTTAAGGAAACATGAGAAAGTTTATTTTACCTTAAGCGTCCTGGTATCTTTTATCTGTTTTTGGGGCGGTGTAGTCTTTGGATTCTTTGGAGTATACCGCTACGGCATAATGTTTCTTCTGCGTTTTGCCGGTCCTTCATTGTTGCCGATGCTGACAATCGACAAATATATTTCTTTTACAATTACTTTTTTGCTGCCTTTCGGGATTATCTTTGAGATGCCCCTGGTAGCCTTTTTCCTGGCCAAACTGGAACTGATCAGTTACAAGTTATTAGCCAGGAACAGGCGTTATGCCTTCCTGGCAATTATTGTTATTGCTGCTGTAATTACCCCGACACCGGATATGATAACCTGTTTGCTGGTCAGCGGGCCCCTTTATTTTCTTTATGAAGTGAGCATCTGGATCGTCCGCCTGGTCGAAAGGGGCATCGCCCGGAGGAAACGTGCCGAAGAGTTGGATGAGCTTACTGGCGCACAATCTGCCGCCAGTTGA
- a CDS encoding (4Fe-4S)-binding protein, translating into MPKGVLVDVSRCIGCRSCQVACKSWNDLPATPTGFNNNWDNPPDLTATNWTRVGYHLIEKEGQLKWRFVKTQCMHCDEPACESACFTHSFVKTKEGAVIYKPTELNQDYCVGCRYCMIACPFSVPKFEWDKAFPFVRKCRFCYDRMKEGDKPACVTTCPTGALQFGEREEILAEAHQRIDSNPNYIKHVYGEKEYGGTSWMYISDVPFEELGFKTNVSEKPIPLYSWDILKWTPWIFVGWGAILTALYTYNKRRAEVHHEEEMYAPVQDEE; encoded by the coding sequence ATGCCCAAAGGTGTCCTAGTGGATGTTTCCCGCTGCATTGGCTGCAGAAGCTGTCAGGTCGCCTGCAAATCATGGAATGATTTGCCCGCCACGCCGACTGGTTTTAATAACAATTGGGATAATCCCCCGGATTTAACTGCCACCAATTGGACGCGGGTAGGCTACCACCTGATTGAAAAAGAGGGCCAGTTAAAATGGCGGTTCGTCAAGACTCAGTGCATGCATTGCGACGAGCCGGCCTGTGAATCAGCATGTTTTACCCATTCTTTTGTGAAGACAAAAGAAGGCGCGGTAATTTACAAGCCAACCGAACTAAACCAGGATTACTGCGTCGGCTGCCGCTACTGCATGATCGCCTGTCCGTTTTCAGTGCCGAAGTTTGAATGGGACAAAGCATTTCCCTTTGTCCGCAAGTGCCGGTTCTGTTACGACCGTATGAAGGAAGGGGATAAGCCCGCCTGTGTGACGACATGCCCGACCGGCGCCCTGCAATTTGGAGAAAGAGAAGAAATACTTGCCGAGGCTCATCAAAGAATTGACAGTAACCCCAACTACATTAAACATGTTTATGGAGAAAAAGAATACGGGGGCACTTCCTGGATGTATATCTCCGACGTTCCCTTTGAGGAACTTGGCTTTAAAACAAATGTTTCCGAAAAACCGATTCCTCTATATTCATGGGATATCCTCAAGTGGACTCCCTGGATTTTTGTGGGCTGGGGAGCAATCCTGACTGCATTATATACTTATAACAAAAGACGGGCCGAAGTTCATCATGAGGAAGAAATGTATGCGCCTGTCCAAGACGAGGAATAA